The Rosa chinensis cultivar Old Blush chromosome 7, RchiOBHm-V2, whole genome shotgun sequence DNA segment AATAACCTCTCTGGTATTGTTCCCCAGACTTTTGCTGACCTTCGTGGCTTGGAGCTCATTGACATATCATACAATCGATTATGGGGTCCGATTCCAGAAAACAAAGCATTTCAAGTAGCTCCCATAGAAGCATTGCAAGGGAATCAAGGTCTGTGTGGCAATGCTACAGGTCTACAGCCCTGCACCAAGACTCCTGGCAAAAAGAAGCACAGCTCGAACATTGGTTACAAAGTTGTGTGCTTGGTAATCCCACCTGTGGTAGGAGTACTTATACTTTTTTCCTGTGGAATTTGTATCACATacagaagaaaaaagaattttCAAAAAACAGATGGAGAGGACATGCATCCTAAAGAATTTGAACTGCGTTCAATGTCGATTTTTGAAGGAAAATTGTTGTATGAAGAAATTGTAAAAGCAACTGAGGATTTTGATGATGCTTATTGCATTGGGAAGGGAGGCACTGGAACCGTTTACAAGGCAAAGCTTCCATCTGATGACTTGGTTGCTGTAAAGAAACTCCATAGTACTCAATGTGATGGTAATAGGAGCTTTGAAAAAGAGTTCTTAAACGAGGTGATGGCATTGGCTGAGATACGCCACAGAAACATAGTGAAATTTTATGGCTTCTGTTCACATTCACGACACTCATTTTTGGTTTATGAGTACCTCGAAAAGGGCAGCTTGTTCTCGATCTTGTGCAATGAAGAAGCAGCCAAGGAATTGGATTGGAGCAAGAGGGTGAATATCATCAAAGGTGTGGCTCATGGCTTATCATACATGCACTCTTTTGTATCGCCACCAATTGTTCATCGAGACATAACCAGCAAGAACATTTTGCTAGATGCTGAGTATGAGGCTTGCATTTCGGACTTTGGCACTGCTAAGCTGCTAGAACTCGGTGCATCTAACTGGACTGCTGTTGCAGGCACATTCGGATATGTAGCACCAGGTAACATAACACACGcaaatgtcaaatttgaatCTATCAATGATTTTGTAACATGACATGTCCCAATGTGTCTAAATCATTGTCCGCTGTAtatcataagttcataacttCTAGTGTTTACTGTTTTTTGCAGAGCTTGCATATACATTGAAGGTGACTGAGAAATGTGATGTGTACAGCTTTGGAGTATTGGCACTCGAAGTGATGAATGGGAAATACCCAAGCGATCTAATCAGGTCTTTGTTGTCACCAGCTGCAATCAGAGAAGGAAATTTGCCTGAAGATGTGTGGGATGACCGCCTTGAACCTCCCACGGGTAAAATTCTGGAAGAACTTGTTACTGTCTTAATGCTAGCAGTCGCATGCTTACATCCAAATCCACAGTTTAGGCCTACCATGTATGACGTTTCTCAGATGATAGCAATGCATATCTCTCAGACAGACTTGGACAAATACAAGGCTCAATCTGTTTTTGATTATTTAGGAAGCAGAATCTGAACTTGGTTCTTCTTTGTATAGGCTAGAAATGCGGCTACCAATTAACTGAGATATATCTTGGTATAGACTCAATCTTGTATCCAACCCACTGGCATATTGTTGTACATGCAACACAAATCTAGTAAAGTTTCTagacgtgtttttttttttttttttttgaggcaaAGGAAATTTATTAATGAATACGATTGGAATCGTACATAAGGGCATCCAGGATGATTTCTGGAGCATTTACAAACCACTCATGATTGATATTGGACTCAAAACCCTGACTAGCAAGTCGATGAGCTACAGTATTAGCCTGTCTACGAACAAATCTTAACCTAATACCTGCAGTTGAAACGAATAAGTCCTTAACTTCAGCAATTAAAGCACTGAGCTGAGAAAGGTCAGTCTGCTCACTGGTGATAGCTGTGACTGCAACCTGACAATCACTTTCGATCACTGCACTTGCTACCTGCATGGATTGCAAGAGTTGCATGCCTTGCTTCACAGCCAGCAGCTCGGCATGGAGAGGAGAACTGATATAATCCACTCTGTGAACAAAGGCCGCAACAAACTGTCCTTGCTTATAACGAAGCACTCCACCTGTTCCCCCGTAGGGAACTTGGGGTAAATAGGCTCCATCTACATTCAATTTCAACACAAATCTAGTAAAGTTTCTAGACGTGTTAATATGTAAACTCGGACTTATATTGTTGACTCTCTATGTTTTGGACAATCATTATTTGATTTCTCCTCTTCAAAATAATG contains these protein-coding regions:
- the LOC121050763 gene encoding uncharacterized protein LOC121050763, with translation MIFRAPEFVKVGMKDPTFTTRTDGAYLPQVPYGGTGGVLRYKQGQFVAAFVHRVDYISSPLHAELLAVKQGMQLLQSMQVASAVIESDCQVAVTAITSIRLRFVRRQANTVAHRLASQGFESNINHEWFVNAPEIILDALMYDSNRIH